In Solidesulfovibrio fructosivorans JJ], a genomic segment contains:
- the mgtA gene encoding magnesium-translocating P-type ATPase, protein MTDPKSTPDAAREPLADPSGQPGLSLGPEEVFIKNLEHFVQKAHAFQGLAHQKKITAYDAYKHLEGLWLQVSALGAHLNEPEPRPKPAMAGLSSQEAEERLRQYGPNQATTAKRVTLLDRIVDAVKNPLVLLLLVLGTISYATDDVESAAVIIGMALLGVVLKVIQEAKADTAATELKKMVHTTATVLRDGAQREIALAEVVPGDIVLLAAGDMVPADVQLLRAKDLHINQAMLTGEALPVEKSARPADQAPPDGETGLGDPAMCFMGTNVVSGSAAAVVTATGAKTYFGGIAAKLSQKRVETDFDRGIKGFTRLMLRFMMVMVPFVFVINGASTGNWMGAFMFALAVAVGLTPEMLPMVVTVCLSKGALAMSKHKVIVKRLDAIQNFGAIDVLCTDKTGTLTQDKIILERYLDIKGEEDCSVLEYAYINSKLQTGLRNALDLAVIDTGDEAGSTIDPSQYELLDEIPFDFMRRRLSVIVRDKRTDKAVLICKGAAEEVFAHSRAYLKNGVIKPLEGSHLETRKKLVHDLNEDGFRVVALAYKEVDGSRRDFAVADESDMTLMGYLAFLDPPKDTAADALAAMVAHGIKPKILTGDNAVITAKICREVRFDAGEHLVTGDQLAGMSEEELHETVKTCNVFAKLDPMQKERIVTALRQTGHVVGFMGDGINDAPALRAADVGISVDSAVDVAKESADIILLEKSLHVLEHGVLEGRKIFFNITKYIRMGASSNFGNMFSVLGASAFLPFLPMLPIQILVNNLMYDFSQTAIPTDNVDADILGKPRRWRIDDIRRYILFLGPVSSLFDYVTFFVMIHFFGAWNNAALFQTGWFLESLLSQTIIVHVIRTDNVPFLQSWSSVPLGLTTICICIIGIWLPFSPLAGTFGLVVPPTSYWGFIASIIFGYMCLTQVVKSWVVRRIQARCATA, encoded by the coding sequence ATGACCGATCCCAAATCCACGCCTGACGCCGCCCGGGAGCCTCTGGCCGACCCGTCCGGCCAGCCCGGCCTCAGCCTTGGCCCCGAAGAGGTGTTCATCAAAAACCTCGAGCACTTCGTGCAAAAGGCCCATGCCTTCCAAGGACTGGCCCACCAGAAAAAAATCACCGCCTACGACGCCTACAAGCACCTGGAAGGCCTGTGGCTGCAAGTCTCGGCCCTCGGCGCGCACTTAAACGAGCCCGAGCCCCGGCCCAAACCCGCCATGGCCGGGCTCAGCTCCCAGGAAGCCGAGGAGCGCCTGCGCCAATACGGCCCCAACCAGGCGACCACGGCCAAACGCGTCACCCTGCTCGACCGGATCGTCGACGCGGTCAAAAACCCGTTGGTGCTTCTCCTGCTCGTGCTCGGCACCATCTCCTACGCCACCGACGACGTCGAGTCGGCCGCGGTCATCATCGGCATGGCCCTGCTCGGCGTGGTGCTCAAGGTCATCCAGGAGGCCAAGGCCGACACCGCCGCGACGGAACTCAAAAAAATGGTCCACACCACGGCCACGGTGCTGCGCGACGGGGCCCAGCGGGAAATCGCCCTGGCCGAAGTGGTGCCCGGGGACATCGTGCTTCTGGCCGCCGGCGACATGGTCCCGGCCGATGTGCAGCTCCTTCGCGCCAAGGACCTGCACATCAACCAGGCCATGCTGACAGGCGAGGCCCTTCCCGTGGAGAAATCCGCCCGGCCGGCCGACCAGGCGCCCCCGGACGGGGAAACCGGCCTTGGCGACCCGGCCATGTGCTTCATGGGCACCAACGTCGTTTCCGGATCGGCGGCGGCGGTGGTCACGGCCACCGGGGCCAAGACCTATTTCGGCGGCATCGCGGCCAAGCTGTCGCAAAAACGCGTCGAAACCGATTTCGATCGCGGCATCAAGGGCTTCACCAGGCTGATGCTGCGCTTCATGATGGTCATGGTGCCCTTCGTCTTCGTGATCAATGGCGCTTCCACCGGCAACTGGATGGGGGCGTTCATGTTCGCCCTGGCCGTTGCCGTGGGCCTGACCCCGGAAATGCTGCCCATGGTGGTGACGGTGTGCCTGTCCAAGGGGGCGCTGGCCATGTCCAAGCACAAGGTCATCGTCAAGCGCCTGGACGCCATCCAGAACTTCGGGGCCATCGACGTATTGTGCACGGACAAGACCGGCACCCTGACCCAGGACAAGATCATCCTGGAAAGATACCTCGACATCAAAGGCGAGGAGGACTGTTCGGTCCTGGAATACGCCTACATCAACAGCAAGCTGCAAACCGGGCTTCGAAACGCCCTGGACCTGGCCGTCATCGATACCGGAGACGAAGCGGGCAGCACCATCGACCCGTCCCAGTACGAACTGCTCGACGAGATTCCCTTCGATTTCATGCGCCGGCGCTTGAGTGTCATCGTGCGCGACAAGCGCACGGACAAGGCGGTGCTCATCTGCAAGGGCGCGGCCGAGGAAGTCTTCGCCCACAGCCGCGCCTACCTCAAAAACGGCGTCATCAAGCCCCTGGAAGGCTCCCATCTGGAAACGCGCAAAAAGCTCGTCCACGACCTCAACGAGGACGGCTTCCGCGTGGTGGCCCTGGCCTACAAGGAAGTGGACGGATCGCGCCGCGACTTCGCCGTGGCCGACGAATCCGACATGACGCTCATGGGCTACCTGGCCTTCCTCGACCCGCCCAAGGACACCGCCGCCGACGCCCTGGCGGCCATGGTCGCCCACGGCATCAAGCCCAAGATCTTGACCGGCGACAACGCCGTCATCACGGCCAAGATTTGCCGGGAAGTCCGCTTCGACGCGGGCGAGCATCTGGTCACCGGCGACCAGCTCGCCGGCATGTCCGAGGAAGAACTCCACGAGACGGTGAAAACCTGCAACGTGTTCGCCAAGCTCGACCCCATGCAGAAGGAGCGCATCGTCACGGCCCTGCGCCAAACCGGCCACGTGGTCGGGTTCATGGGCGACGGCATCAACGACGCCCCGGCCCTGCGCGCGGCCGACGTCGGCATCTCCGTGGACTCGGCCGTGGACGTGGCCAAGGAATCGGCGGACATCATCCTGCTGGAAAAAAGCCTGCACGTGCTCGAACACGGCGTGCTCGAAGGCCGCAAGATCTTCTTCAACATCACCAAGTACATCCGCATGGGGGCCAGCTCCAACTTCGGCAACATGTTCAGCGTGCTCGGGGCCAGCGCCTTTTTGCCCTTCCTGCCCATGCTGCCGATCCAGATACTGGTCAACAACCTCATGTACGACTTCTCCCAGACCGCCATCCCCACGGACAACGTGGACGCCGACATCCTCGGCAAGCCCAGACGCTGGCGTATCGACGACATTCGGCGCTACATCCTTTTCCTCGGCCCGGTCAGCTCGCTTTTCGACTACGTCACCTTCTTCGTCATGATCCACTTCTTCGGGGCCTGGAACAACGCGGCGCTGTTCCAGACCGGCTGGTTCCTCGAATCGCTTTTGTCCCAGACCATCATCGTGCACGTGATCCGCACGGACAACGTCCCGTTTCTGCAAAGCTGGTCGAGCGTGCCGCTTGGGCTTACGACCATCTGCATCTGCATCATCGGCATCTGGCTGCCGTTTTCCCCTTTGGCCGGCACCTTCGGCCTGGTCGTGCCGCCGACGAGCTACTGGGGATTTATCGCCAGCATCATCTTCGGCTACATGTGCCTGACCCAGGTGGTGAAATCCTGGGTAGTGCGGCGCATCCAGGCCCGTTGCGCCACGGCGTAG
- the mbfA gene encoding iron exporter MbfA, producing MKKFSQLSEAEILALAISLEEGDERIYVEFANRLRDTYPATASVFDGMGAEESAHRRRLTDLFQAKFGEHIPLIRRQDVKGFIQRKPIWLAPELKLEAVRKYAADMEGETLLFYEKAAARAQDVDIRRLLDDLAQAERTHEARAEHLTETNLDATALETEAATQRRLFVLQVVQPGLAGLMDGSVSTLAPVFAAAMATHDSWQAFLVGLAASLGAGISMGFAEALSDDGSMTGRGHPWLRGVVCGLMTTLGGIGHTLPFLIPHYGMAMTVAFAVVALELAAITWIRAKYMDTPAFSAAVQVGLGGALVFATGMLIGSA from the coding sequence ATGAAAAAATTTTCCCAGCTCAGCGAAGCGGAAATCCTGGCCCTGGCCATTTCCCTGGAAGAAGGGGATGAGCGCATTTACGTTGAGTTCGCCAATCGCCTCCGCGACACCTATCCGGCCACAGCCTCCGTGTTCGACGGTATGGGAGCCGAGGAATCCGCGCACCGGCGGCGGCTGACCGACCTGTTCCAGGCGAAATTCGGCGAGCATATCCCGTTGATCCGCCGCCAGGACGTCAAGGGATTCATCCAACGCAAGCCCATCTGGCTCGCGCCCGAACTCAAGCTCGAAGCCGTGCGCAAGTACGCCGCCGACATGGAAGGGGAAACGCTGCTTTTCTACGAAAAGGCGGCGGCCAGGGCCCAGGATGTCGATATCCGCCGGCTCCTCGACGATCTGGCCCAGGCCGAACGCACCCACGAAGCCCGGGCCGAGCATCTGACCGAAACCAACCTGGACGCGACGGCCCTCGAAACCGAGGCCGCCACCCAGCGCCGCCTGTTCGTGCTGCAAGTGGTCCAACCGGGCCTTGCCGGACTCATGGACGGCAGCGTCTCCACCCTGGCCCCGGTCTTTGCCGCGGCCATGGCCACACACGACAGCTGGCAGGCGTTTCTGGTGGGCCTGGCCGCATCGCTCGGCGCGGGCATCAGCATGGGATTCGCCGAGGCGCTTTCCGACGACGGCAGCATGACCGGGCGGGGACACCCCTGGCTGCGGGGCGTCGTCTGCGGGCTTATGACCACGCTCGGCGGCATCGGCCACACCCTGCCCTTTCTCATCCCCCACTATGGCATGGCCATGACCGTCGCCTTCGCCGTGGTGGCCCTGGAACTGGCCGCCATCACCTGGATCCGGGCCAAATACATGGACACCCCGGCCTTCTCCGCCGCCGTGCAAGTCGGCCTCGGCGGCGCGCTGGTCTTCGCCACCGGCATGTTGATTGGAAGTGCCTAG
- a CDS encoding HprK-related kinase B — protein MTSLPTIAGIMAPILEESPITHRLEVTFDEVTVIISSNSKALIDKLANYYRDFIGGGGSITIPVTAIEAGPPDFDLPYAIKQREPGKTKLKEAFIDVPDGRVVRKLLTGLAFLFGRGDNYAVGPCIENDNQVVNFINNRFIEHCLKAGALLFHAAGVAAHGSGLVISGFSGAGKSTLALEIMRHDTTFISNDRIMVSKNGNGSLTMTGVAKMPRVNPGTVLNNPNLAPVMDEADRKRFSALPEAELWDLEHKYDAFIDECYGPGRFKLACLMSGLVVLRWKRDTSPMTANRVDLRQRRDLMAAFMKDVGLFYEFEDPSEPSIASQNAYLDLLGDLPVLEIDGGVDFHKAAEACLAFLKEIQS, from the coding sequence ATGACGAGCCTGCCCACCATCGCCGGCATCATGGCCCCGATTCTCGAGGAATCGCCCATCACCCACCGCCTGGAAGTCACCTTCGACGAGGTGACCGTGATCATCTCCTCCAACTCCAAGGCGCTCATCGACAAGCTCGCCAACTATTATCGCGATTTCATCGGCGGCGGCGGGTCCATCACCATCCCGGTCACGGCCATCGAAGCCGGCCCTCCGGATTTCGACCTGCCCTACGCCATCAAACAGCGCGAACCCGGCAAGACCAAGCTCAAGGAAGCCTTCATCGACGTGCCCGACGGGCGGGTGGTCAGAAAACTCCTGACCGGTCTGGCCTTTCTTTTCGGCCGTGGCGACAACTACGCCGTCGGCCCCTGCATCGAAAACGACAACCAGGTCGTCAACTTCATCAACAACCGTTTCATCGAACACTGCCTCAAGGCCGGGGCCCTGCTCTTTCACGCCGCCGGCGTGGCCGCGCACGGATCGGGGCTGGTCATCTCCGGCTTCTCCGGGGCCGGCAAATCCACCCTGGCCCTCGAAATCATGCGCCACGACACCACGTTCATCAGCAACGACCGAATCATGGTCTCCAAAAACGGCAACGGCTCGCTGACCATGACCGGCGTGGCCAAGATGCCCCGGGTCAACCCGGGCACGGTGCTCAACAACCCGAACCTGGCCCCGGTCATGGACGAGGCGGACCGCAAGCGTTTCTCCGCCCTGCCCGAGGCCGAGCTGTGGGACCTGGAGCACAAGTACGACGCGTTTATCGACGAGTGCTACGGCCCGGGCCGGTTCAAGCTGGCCTGCCTCATGTCCGGGCTGGTGGTCCTGCGCTGGAAGCGCGACACCTCGCCCATGACCGCAAACCGCGTCGACCTGCGCCAGCGCCGCGACCTCATGGCCGCGTTCATGAAGGACGTGGGCCTTTTTTACGAGTTCGAGGACCCGTCCGAACCTTCCATCGCCAGCCAAAACGCCTACCTTGATCTTCTGGGCGACCTGCCTGTGCTCGAAATCGACGGCGGCGTGGATTTCCACAAGGCGGCCGAAGCCTGCCTCGCTTTTTTAAAGGAAATACAGTCGTAA
- the purF gene encoding amidophosphoribosyltransferase, which yields MKKEYCGLFGIYGHPEAARMTYFGLYALQHRGQESAGIVTWDGTRIREQRGMGLVADVFSERHLGKELKGTVAVGHIRYSTTGASLLRNCQPFLVRFGDYHLAIAHNGNLVNTMELRQELEATGSIFQTTIDSEVFVHLIAKFLGSCSLEEAVIKACNKIKGAYSILLLANDKIIAVRDPHGVRPLMLGRMGDAYVIASETCAFDLMEAEAIRSVAPGEMLVIQDKRLQSYRICDPQPVKQCVFELIYFARPDSEVFGEVVYERRKQMGATLAQEAPVDADYVMPFPDSGFYAAIGYSQASGLPFEMSMVRNHYVGRTFIQPSQDMRDFSVRVKLNPVKSMIKGKRILIVEDSIVRGTTIRTRVKRLRELGAREIHMRVSCPPIRFPCFYGIDFSSKGELIAAHQSVEEIAKFIGLDSLHYLSIEGLLESVRGNGEKPPYCLACFDGDYMIPPCGEGLKNCLDDVSLALSW from the coding sequence ATGAAAAAGGAATACTGCGGACTGTTCGGCATCTACGGCCATCCCGAGGCCGCGCGGATGACCTATTTCGGCCTCTACGCCCTCCAGCACCGGGGGCAGGAATCGGCCGGCATCGTGACCTGGGACGGCACCCGCATCCGCGAGCAGCGCGGCATGGGGCTCGTTGCCGACGTCTTTTCCGAGCGGCACCTGGGCAAGGAGCTCAAGGGCACGGTGGCGGTGGGGCATATCCGCTATTCCACCACCGGCGCGTCGCTTTTGCGCAACTGCCAGCCCTTTCTGGTGCGTTTTGGCGACTACCATCTGGCCATCGCCCACAACGGCAACCTGGTCAACACCATGGAGCTGCGCCAGGAACTCGAAGCCACGGGGTCCATCTTCCAGACCACCATCGATTCCGAGGTGTTCGTGCACCTGATCGCCAAGTTCCTGGGCTCGTGTTCCCTGGAAGAGGCGGTCATCAAGGCCTGCAACAAGATCAAGGGCGCGTATTCCATATTGCTTTTGGCCAACGACAAGATCATCGCCGTGCGCGATCCCCATGGCGTGCGGCCGCTGATGCTCGGGCGCATGGGCGATGCCTACGTGATCGCTTCCGAAACCTGCGCCTTCGACCTCATGGAGGCCGAGGCCATCCGCTCGGTGGCCCCGGGCGAGATGCTGGTCATCCAGGACAAGCGGCTCCAGTCCTACCGCATCTGCGACCCGCAGCCGGTCAAGCAGTGCGTGTTCGAGCTGATCTATTTCGCCCGTCCCGATTCGGAAGTCTTCGGCGAGGTGGTCTACGAACGGCGCAAGCAGATGGGCGCGACGCTGGCCCAGGAAGCGCCGGTCGACGCGGACTACGTCATGCCTTTTCCCGATTCCGGCTTCTACGCCGCCATCGGCTATTCCCAGGCCTCGGGCCTGCCCTTCGAGATGAGCATGGTGCGCAACCACTACGTGGGCCGCACCTTCATCCAGCCCTCCCAGGACATGCGCGATTTCAGCGTCCGGGTGAAGCTCAACCCGGTCAAGAGCATGATCAAGGGCAAGCGCATCCTCATCGTCGAGGATTCCATCGTGCGCGGCACCACCATCCGCACGCGGGTCAAGCGCCTGCGGGAACTCGGCGCGCGCGAGATCCACATGCGCGTGTCCTGTCCGCCCATCCGCTTTCCGTGCTTCTACGGCATCGACTTCTCCTCCAAGGGCGAGCTGATCGCCGCGCACCAGAGCGTGGAGGAGATCGCCAAGTTCATCGGCCTCGACTCCCTGCATTACCTGAGCATCGAGGGGTTGTTGGAATCGGTGCGGGGCAACGGCGAAAAACCGCCGTACTGTCTGGCCTGCTTCGACGGGGACTACATGATCCCGCCCTGCGGCGAGGGGCTCAAGAACTGCCTGGACGACGTGTCCCTGGCCCTTTCCTGGTAG
- a CDS encoding putative sulfate/molybdate transporter, which yields MFQTDGSAHDGARSATEGILVHGGKTPNRYDAMEWAGAFGDIGTLIPFVVAYITILGVDPLGLLFMFGVSKIAAGLFYKTPIPIQPMKAIGAAAVAGGITPAALFASGLTTGLFWLVIGLTGTIKYVARLATKPVVRGIMLGLGMTFVVEGIHRMVGSPWLAGIALAMTFVLLSNPKIPAMFALLILGVVAAVVSNPALLGELAQVNIGFRLPRFGLHQIRWDDIVTGTLLFTLPQIPLTLGNAVVAITAENNDLFPDRPVTERTMCVSQGVMNLVSPMFGGVPMCHGAGGMAGHVRFGARTGGSLVILGSIVIVIALFFSQSVAVIFKMFPPAVLGVILFLAGAELAVTVRDIGTKKSEFYVMIVVAGFAMWHMGVAFVVGVILDTALRREWIKI from the coding sequence ATGTTCCAGACGGATGGTTCCGCGCATGACGGCGCGCGATCGGCAACGGAAGGCATCCTGGTCCACGGCGGCAAAACCCCGAACCGTTACGACGCCATGGAGTGGGCCGGCGCTTTCGGCGACATCGGCACGCTCATTCCTTTCGTGGTGGCCTACATCACCATCCTCGGCGTCGATCCCCTGGGGCTCCTTTTCATGTTCGGCGTGTCCAAGATAGCGGCCGGACTGTTCTACAAAACGCCTATTCCCATCCAGCCCATGAAGGCCATCGGCGCGGCGGCCGTGGCCGGCGGCATCACCCCGGCGGCGCTTTTCGCCTCGGGGCTGACCACGGGGCTTTTCTGGCTCGTCATCGGCCTGACCGGGACCATCAAATACGTGGCGAGGCTGGCCACCAAGCCCGTGGTGCGCGGCATCATGCTCGGGCTCGGCATGACCTTCGTGGTCGAGGGCATCCACCGGATGGTGGGCTCGCCGTGGCTGGCCGGCATCGCCCTGGCCATGACCTTCGTGCTGCTGTCCAACCCGAAAATACCGGCTATGTTCGCGCTGCTGATCCTTGGCGTGGTCGCCGCCGTCGTCTCCAATCCGGCGCTTTTGGGCGAACTGGCCCAGGTGAATATCGGCTTCCGGCTGCCCCGGTTCGGCCTGCACCAGATACGCTGGGACGACATCGTTACCGGCACGCTGCTTTTCACCTTGCCCCAGATTCCGCTGACGCTCGGCAACGCGGTGGTGGCCATCACGGCCGAGAACAACGACCTGTTCCCGGACCGGCCCGTCACCGAGCGCACCATGTGCGTGAGCCAGGGCGTCATGAACCTCGTCTCCCCGATGTTCGGCGGGGTGCCCATGTGCCACGGCGCGGGCGGCATGGCCGGCCACGTGCGTTTCGGCGCGCGCACCGGCGGATCGCTGGTGATCCTCGGCAGCATCGTCATCGTCATCGCGCTTTTTTTCAGCCAGTCCGTGGCCGTCATCTTCAAGATGTTCCCGCCGGCGGTGCTGGGGGTGATCCTGTTTCTGGCCGGAGCCGAACTGGCCGTGACCGTGCGCGACATCGGCACGAAAAAGTCCGAATTCTACGTGATGATCGTGGTGGCCGGATTCGCCATGTGGCACATGGGCGTGGCCTTCGTCGTCGGCGTCATCCTGGACACCGCCTTACGCCGGGAGTGGATAAAGATTTAA
- a CDS encoding GAK system ATP-grasp enzyme, with protein sequence MKRIGVVGIPKGWSTLRLLDALERKTGFRLCIDMAEVRLDLETGKVFCRGADLTELDAIIVKKIAPSYSPDALDRMEILRFLHAGGVPVFSNPDSMFRLIDRLSGTATLRLGGIPMPPTVITEDIEEAAATVADFGRAVFKPLFSSKARGMTVIEDTPEAREEIADYKAAGNQVMYIQKMVSHAGGHLDLGVSFLGGEYLATYARQGSGKSWDTTTRTGGHYVPHTPSDAIIALAHKAQSLFPDMAFTCVDVVETPDGAAIYEVSAFGGFRGLLDACGIDAAEVYADYVLEKLK encoded by the coding sequence ATGAAGAGAATCGGCGTGGTGGGCATCCCCAAGGGGTGGTCCACCCTGCGGCTCCTGGACGCCCTGGAACGCAAAACCGGATTTCGCCTGTGCATCGACATGGCCGAGGTCCGGCTGGACCTGGAAACGGGCAAGGTATTCTGCCGTGGGGCCGACCTGACCGAGCTCGACGCCATCATCGTCAAGAAGATCGCGCCGAGCTACTCCCCCGACGCCCTGGACCGCATGGAGATCCTGCGGTTTCTGCACGCCGGCGGCGTGCCGGTCTTCTCCAACCCGGACAGCATGTTTCGCCTGATCGACCGCTTAAGCGGCACGGCCACCCTGCGCCTTGGCGGCATCCCCATGCCGCCGACGGTCATCACCGAGGACATCGAGGAAGCGGCCGCCACCGTGGCCGACTTCGGCCGGGCCGTGTTCAAGCCGCTTTTCAGCTCCAAGGCCCGGGGCATGACCGTCATCGAGGATACCCCCGAGGCCCGCGAGGAGATCGCCGACTACAAGGCGGCCGGCAACCAGGTCATGTACATCCAGAAGATGGTCTCCCATGCCGGCGGGCATCTGGACCTCGGCGTCTCGTTTCTGGGAGGCGAGTACCTGGCCACCTACGCCAGACAGGGCAGCGGCAAATCCTGGGACACCACCACCCGCACCGGCGGCCACTACGTGCCCCACACCCCGTCCGACGCCATCATCGCCCTGGCCCACAAGGCCCAGTCGCTTTTCCCGGACATGGCCTTTACCTGCGTGGACGTGGTGGAGACCCCGGACGGCGCGGCCATCTACGAAGTCTCCGCCTTCGGCGGCTTCCGGGGACTGCTTGACGCCTGCGGCATCGACGCGGCCGAGGTCTACGCCGACTACGTACTGGAGAAACTCAAATGA
- a CDS encoding ArsR/SmtB family transcription factor, producing the protein MQPNQIQLAQRAKVFKALGHPSRLLMVEALGAGEKCVCELRELVGSDISTVSKHLSVLKEAGIVTDSRRGTNIYYSLRMQCVSSFLSCVRRFFDQQVEEQFLYLEDLRKQAKS; encoded by the coding sequence ATGCAGCCGAATCAGATCCAGCTGGCCCAGCGGGCCAAGGTGTTCAAGGCCCTGGGGCATCCCAGCCGCCTGCTTATGGTCGAAGCCCTGGGCGCGGGCGAAAAATGCGTGTGCGAGTTGCGCGAGTTGGTCGGCTCGGACATCTCGACCGTTTCCAAGCACTTGAGCGTTCTCAAGGAAGCCGGCATCGTCACCGATTCCCGGCGCGGCACCAATATCTATTATTCCCTGCGCATGCAGTGCGTGTCCTCCTTCCTCTCCTGCGTGCGCCGGTTTTTCGACCAGCAGGTTGAGGAACAGTTCTTGTATCTCGAAGACTTGCGCAAGCAAGCCAAGTCCTGA